In the Bos indicus x Bos taurus breed Angus x Brahman F1 hybrid chromosome 20, Bos_hybrid_MaternalHap_v2.0, whole genome shotgun sequence genome, one interval contains:
- the LMBRD2 gene encoding LMBR1 domain-containing protein 2 isoform X2 yields MSGAALGLEIVFVFFLALFLLHRYGDFKKQHRLVIVGTLLAWYLCFLIVFILPLDVSTTIYNRCKHAAANSSPPEGSNMTGLYATATSVPSQHPCFKPWSYIPDGIMPIFWRVVYWTSQFLTWILLPFMQSYARSGGFSITGKIKTALIENAIYYGTYLLIFGAFLIYVAVNPHLHLEWNQLQTIGIAAANTWGLFLLVLLLGYGLVEIPRSYWNGAKRGYLLMKTYFKAAKLMTEKADAEETLEDVMEEVRKVNESIKYNHPLRKCVDTILKKCPIDYQEKMGRNMDDYEDFDEKHNTYPSEKSLVKLHKQVIYSVQRHRRTQVQWQILLEQAFYLEDVAKNETSATCQFVHTFQSPEPENRFIQYFYNPTVEWYWECLLRPWFYRILAVVLSIFSVIVVWSECTFFSTRPVLSLFAVFIQLAEKTYNYIYIEIACFLSIFFLSICVYSTVFRIRVFNYYYLASHHQTDAYSLLFSGMLFCRLTPPLCLNFLGLTHMDSSISHQNTQPTAYTSIMGSMKVLSFIADGFYIYYPMLVVILCIATYFSLGTRCLNLLGFQQFMGDNDMTSDLVDEGKELIRREKRKRQRQEEGENRRREWKERYGHTREDSTRNRNVHIDPKESNFSEMSTNRSTSKYTRANNRTERDRIELLQDAEPLDFNAETFTDDPLESESGRYQPGGRYLSMSRSRIFDDV; encoded by the exons ATGAGTGGTGCAGCTCTGGGACTCGagattgtttttgtctttttcctggcATTATTCCTACTTCATCGTTATGGAGACTTTAAGAAGCAGCATAGACTTGTCATTGTTGGAACACTGCTAGCTTGGTATCTCTGCTTTCTGATTGTCTTTATACTCCCTCTGGATGTTAGTACG ACAATATACAACCGGTGCAAACATGCTGCTGCAAACTCAAGCCCTCCTGAGGGTAGCAACATGACAGGATTGTATGCAACTGCTACCTCAGTCCCAAg CCAACATCCGTGTTTCAAGCCATGGAGTTACATTCCTGATGGAATCATGCCAATTTTCTGGAGGGTAGTATATTGGACTTCACAATTTTTAACATG GATTCTGTTACCTTTCATGCAGTCATATGCAAGATCAGGAGGGTTTTCCATCACTGGGAAGATCAAAACTGCACTAATTGAGAATGCAATCTATTATGGCACCTATTTGCTGATTTTTGgagcatttttaatttatgtagCTGTCAACCCACACTTGCACCTAGAATG GAACCAGCTTCAGACAATTGGGATAGCAGCTGCAAATACATGGGGTCTGTTTCTTCTTGTGTTGTTGTTGGGGTATGGCTTGGTAGAAATTCCTCGCTCATACTGGAATGGTGCAAAAAGAGGTTATCTACTCATGAAAACTTATTTTAAGGCAGCCAAATTGATGACAGAGAAAGCAGATGCAGAAGAGACTTTAGAAGATGTCATGGAG GAAGTTCGTAAAGTAAATGAGAGCATCAAGTATAACCACCCACTGAGAAAATGTGTTGACACAATACTTAAAAAG TGCCCTATAGACTATCAGGAAAAAATGGGCAGGAACATGGATGATTATGAAGATTTTGATGAAAAGCATAATACCTACCCAAGTGAAAAAAGTCTGGTAAAACTACATAAACAG GTGATTTATTCAGTTCAGAGACATCGACGAACTCAAGTACAATGGCAGATTCTTTTGGAACAAGCATTTTATCTAGAAGATGTagcaaaaaatgaaacaagtgCTACTTGTCAGTTTGTTCATACCTTTCAATCGCCAGAGCCAGAAAAtagatttattcaatatttttataatcctACAGTTG AGTGGTACTGGGAATGTCTTTTGCGACCCTGGTTTTATCGGATACTTGCTGTGGTGTTGTCCATATTCTCCGTTATAGTTGTGTGGTCAGAGTGCACATTCTTTAGCACTAGACCTGTCTTATCCCTCTTTGCAGTCTTCATACAGCTGGCTGAAAAAACatacaattatatttatatcGAG attgcttgctttctttccatCTTCTTCCTCAGTATCTGTGTTTATTCTACCGTGTTCAGGATTCGTGTATTTAACTATTACTACCTGGCTTCACATCACCAGACTGATGCTTATAGCCTTCTTTTCAGTGGCAT GTTATTTTGCCGTTTGACTCCTCCTTTATGTCTTAATTTCTTGGGTTTGACCCACATGGATTCATCCATCTCTCACCAAAATACACAGCCAACTGCTTATACATCT ATTATGGGTTCCATGAAAGTTTTATCCTTTATTGCAGATGGGTTCTATATATATTATCCTATGTTGGTGGTAATTCTCTGCATTGCTACGTATTTTAG CTTGGGAACTCGTTGTTTGAATCTACTTGGTTTCCAGCAGTTCATGGGAGATAATGATATGACATCAGACTTAGTTGATGAAGGAAAAGAATTAATTAGACGAG agaagagaaaaaggcaaCGGCAAGAAGAAGGTGAAAATAGAAGAAGA GAATGGAAAGAACGTTATGGACACACTAGAGAAGATTCCACTAGAAACAGAAATGTTCATATTGACCCAAAAGAATCAAACTTCTCAGAAATGAGTACCAACCGAT
- the LMBRD2 gene encoding LMBR1 domain-containing protein 2 isoform X3: protein MSGAALGLEIVFVFFLALFLLHRYGDFKKQHRLVIVGTLLAWYLCFLIVFILPLDVSTTIYNRCKHAAANSSPPEGSNMTGLYATATSVPSQHPCFKPWSYIPDGIMPIFWRVVYWTSQFLTWILLPFMQSYARSGGFSITGKIKTALIENAIYYGTYLLIFGAFLIYVAVNPHLHLEWNQLQTIGIAAANTWGLFLLVLLLGYGLVEIPRSYWNGAKRGYLLMKTYFKAAKLMTEKADAEETLEDVMEEVRKVNESIKYNHPLRKCVDTILKKCPIDYQEKMGRNMDDYEDFDEKHNTYPSEKSLVKLHKQVIYSVQRHRRTQVQWQILLEQAFYLEDVAKNETSATCQFVHTFQSPEPENRFIQYFYNPTVEWYWECLLRPWFYRILAVVLSIFSVIVVWSECTFFSTRPVLSLFAVFIQLAEKTYNYIYIEIACFLSIFFLSICVYSTVFRIRVFNYYYLASHHQTDAYSLLFSGMLFCRLTPPLCLNFLGLTHMDSSISHQNTQPTAYTSIMGSMKVLSFIADGFYIYYPMLVVILCIATYFSLGTRCLNLLGFQQFMGDNDMTSDLVDEGKELIRREKRKRQRQEEGENRRREWKERYGHTREDSTRNRNVHIDPKESNFSEMSTNRSTSKYTRANNRTERDRIELLQDAEPLDFNAETFTDDPLESESGRFYHETQMLL from the exons ATGAGTGGTGCAGCTCTGGGACTCGagattgtttttgtctttttcctggcATTATTCCTACTTCATCGTTATGGAGACTTTAAGAAGCAGCATAGACTTGTCATTGTTGGAACACTGCTAGCTTGGTATCTCTGCTTTCTGATTGTCTTTATACTCCCTCTGGATGTTAGTACG ACAATATACAACCGGTGCAAACATGCTGCTGCAAACTCAAGCCCTCCTGAGGGTAGCAACATGACAGGATTGTATGCAACTGCTACCTCAGTCCCAAg CCAACATCCGTGTTTCAAGCCATGGAGTTACATTCCTGATGGAATCATGCCAATTTTCTGGAGGGTAGTATATTGGACTTCACAATTTTTAACATG GATTCTGTTACCTTTCATGCAGTCATATGCAAGATCAGGAGGGTTTTCCATCACTGGGAAGATCAAAACTGCACTAATTGAGAATGCAATCTATTATGGCACCTATTTGCTGATTTTTGgagcatttttaatttatgtagCTGTCAACCCACACTTGCACCTAGAATG GAACCAGCTTCAGACAATTGGGATAGCAGCTGCAAATACATGGGGTCTGTTTCTTCTTGTGTTGTTGTTGGGGTATGGCTTGGTAGAAATTCCTCGCTCATACTGGAATGGTGCAAAAAGAGGTTATCTACTCATGAAAACTTATTTTAAGGCAGCCAAATTGATGACAGAGAAAGCAGATGCAGAAGAGACTTTAGAAGATGTCATGGAG GAAGTTCGTAAAGTAAATGAGAGCATCAAGTATAACCACCCACTGAGAAAATGTGTTGACACAATACTTAAAAAG TGCCCTATAGACTATCAGGAAAAAATGGGCAGGAACATGGATGATTATGAAGATTTTGATGAAAAGCATAATACCTACCCAAGTGAAAAAAGTCTGGTAAAACTACATAAACAG GTGATTTATTCAGTTCAGAGACATCGACGAACTCAAGTACAATGGCAGATTCTTTTGGAACAAGCATTTTATCTAGAAGATGTagcaaaaaatgaaacaagtgCTACTTGTCAGTTTGTTCATACCTTTCAATCGCCAGAGCCAGAAAAtagatttattcaatatttttataatcctACAGTTG AGTGGTACTGGGAATGTCTTTTGCGACCCTGGTTTTATCGGATACTTGCTGTGGTGTTGTCCATATTCTCCGTTATAGTTGTGTGGTCAGAGTGCACATTCTTTAGCACTAGACCTGTCTTATCCCTCTTTGCAGTCTTCATACAGCTGGCTGAAAAAACatacaattatatttatatcGAG attgcttgctttctttccatCTTCTTCCTCAGTATCTGTGTTTATTCTACCGTGTTCAGGATTCGTGTATTTAACTATTACTACCTGGCTTCACATCACCAGACTGATGCTTATAGCCTTCTTTTCAGTGGCAT GTTATTTTGCCGTTTGACTCCTCCTTTATGTCTTAATTTCTTGGGTTTGACCCACATGGATTCATCCATCTCTCACCAAAATACACAGCCAACTGCTTATACATCT ATTATGGGTTCCATGAAAGTTTTATCCTTTATTGCAGATGGGTTCTATATATATTATCCTATGTTGGTGGTAATTCTCTGCATTGCTACGTATTTTAG CTTGGGAACTCGTTGTTTGAATCTACTTGGTTTCCAGCAGTTCATGGGAGATAATGATATGACATCAGACTTAGTTGATGAAGGAAAAGAATTAATTAGACGAG agaagagaaaaaggcaaCGGCAAGAAGAAGGTGAAAATAGAAGAAGA GAATGGAAAGAACGTTATGGACACACTAGAGAAGATTCCACTAGAAACAGAAATGTTCATATTGACCCAAAAGAATCAAACTTCTCAGAAATGAGTACCAACCGAT